GTCGCGACAAACCCGAGAAGGGCGAGAACGAACATTTTTCCCTTCCATCTCGAAAGTAGCTTTTCGAGCATTGAGATCGAACCGTCGCCGTGCGGGCTCTCCTCGGCTACCCGCCGATACATCGGCAATGCTCCAAAAAGCGTTAACAACACCAAAACCAGCGTTGCAAACGGTGACAAGGCGCCGGCAGCAAGCAGAGCGATTCCCGGCTGGTAGCCAAGGGTCGAAAAGTAATCGACGCCTGTGAGACACATCACTTTCCACCAAGAATGCTGTGGATGCCGACCGACATGTTCATGCGGGCCTTCGATCTCGCCAACGTTATCGAAAAGCCATTTCTTCAGCCAACTTCTTTCCTTTACTTTCATATCGGAAAACGAAAAAACCGCGAATCGGATCGAGTCAGCGGTAATTGGTTCATTCGGGATCTCAATGTCGCATGCGCCGTGGAACGTGAGGCAAATTTGCGCGCTTCGGTCCGGGCAATATCATTCAGTTTACGCCGATTGCTCAGTAGGTCAAGGTGCGCTGGGCCTGCAAAAAATAATAGGGCGACGTCTCCCACACCGTCGCCCTGTTGGCCACAAGTCCTCACTCCCTGTGACCGGATGTTCACCGGGGAGGTGAACCCCTCGATTATGCACCAAAAAGGGCTAAATGCAAATACTTTTTTTGACTGGATTTTTCTCGGAAAAGCCTACTTTTGAAGAGGATTTGAGGCGGGCAAAACGACGATCGCACCCGGGAAATATGAGCGGGCGCCGCTGCGGTCTTCGACGTATATCGAATATGTTCCGGGCAGAGTATCAGCAGTCGATTCGAGTTCGAAACTAACGACGGACAGGCGGTCACCGTAATCGAGTGCCCGAAGCGACTCCTTCACAACATTGAAGAACGGCGACGTGGCTCCAACAATGATCGCCCTCGGATCCAGATTACGGCCGCCGAGGTAAAGCGTGACCGTTCGACCAGGATTGAGACCAACGGCAACCTTTGACAATTGCCCATTCAAACCGACGAACTGCAACTGCGCGGCAGTGTCAGACCGTTTGAGCGATCGTCGCAGGATCGCTCGCTCATCGTTGTCGATCGAGACATCACCTAGGAATTGATCGCCGATCTGCGGCTTTGCGATCTGCGCGTCGCGCCAAAACGCTTTGTAGCTGCCCTCCGCCAAGCCTCCGAAATTTGCATAGCCCGACGAGTCGGCATTTCTTGCGGCAAAAATACGACCTGTCTCGGCCTCTTCCAGCCAGATGCTGCCGGTCGGTTGTAGTCGGCTTCGCGCCGTTGTAGCTCGGACCTCGAGTTCTCCGCAACAGAGTTCCTCGCCGGCCATCGGACCGTACGTTTCAAGGAGCAATGCCCGATCCAGATCTGCCAGCGATCGTCCCGCGAAACTCGCCATCGAGTAAAGACCATTCTTAGGGACGTTTTCGTGCATCGCCGTCCCAGAGATCATTGAATGCTCGAGACCCAGCAAGTGACCCAGTTCATGGACCAGCACCGTTTCGAGATCAAAAGTACCAAATGTTCCGTCGGTCGAGAATTGATGAAAAGGACTGAGAACGATGTCTGCCTCTGTGATAACGCCATTGCGATCGAAAAAGATCCGGGTAGCTGCAGGCACGTCCAAAAGCTGGTTGCCAAAGAAGAGCACGTTCTCAGCCGTCGGAGCGATCGTTACAAGGCTGACACCATCGCCCGAAGCTCCGGCCGGGCTGACGTTCGAGCGTGGCGATGAAGCGCGTTCAAAACGTATGTTCCCAACAGATTCCCAAGCGGCAATGCTTCGGCCGATCGCACCATCAATGTCGCTCCCGACCTTTATGTTGAGATTATCTCGCGTTAACGAGTCTGAGATGGCAATTCGGATAGGATTTCGCGGCCACTGAAGACGCAAAGCCGTTTTTGCGTGATCGAAAGAATCGGTCGAACCAACGGCCTGCCACGGCATCGCTGCAGCCAAAATGATCACGAAGAGATTTCGAAACAAGTTCCTCATCCCGTCCGACAGGCTCGTCTTCTATCTATCAGAACTGTTCACGGTCGACCAGTTCGACGTTTTCGAGATCAGCAAATGCAACGATCAGAAGAAGTGCAACAAGGCCTACGGTCGCGAGTAGGTATAATACAGGTATCTGTTCGATATAGATCAGAAACCCGATCACAACCGCTGCGGCGAGCAGCCAGAGCATCGCGACAGTCCTCCGGCTAAATTTCCTGGAATTTTTGGACATATGTACAACGCGGCGGATCAAACTATGCCGCAATCTTTAAGTTAAACAAATTACCGGCCATTTTTCAATCATTTAGGTGATCGTAACTTTATTTTCGCCAGAGAGTTCAGGATCCGCGACGTCAATCTATGATCCGCAACGGCAGCTTAGGGTCAGCCGACCCAAATGCCGCCGCATTCTCGATCACAGGCGGGAACCGGCGTTTTGGTCTACCCTTTTGGCTAACATCCACAACGTCATATGGTTTTAGCGCGATGTCATCGGTCTTTTTTGCCTCGATCTCCGCTAAGCTGAAATTAAGCACCAAAGAGGTTCCCGCCTCGCGCCGAAAAACCGTAACCTCGTTCGCATCACCCTCTTTAGAGATACCGCCGGCGGCGGCTATCGCCCGAGAAAGCGTGATTCCGGCCCTTGCTGAAAGCGAGAGAGGGTTGTTGACGCCTCCGATCACATAGATCGGCATTGCTTGCGTGACCGTAACAATGTCGCCGCCAAGTATCGAGACGTTGGACGACGGTGAACCGCTAAGTAGATCGGCAATTTTGATGATGGTGTTTCTCGGTTCGTTGCTTTTCGATCGATTCCCCGACGAACTTGCGGCGCGAACGGCGTCGTCCTCACAGCTTAGATCCGGCGGACGAAATATATTTATCTCGCCGCTCGCAGTGTCGGTGATCCCACCTGCAAGAACTATCAACTCGGTGATCGTCACACGTCGCTGTATTCGGAATCGCTGGGGAGTCTTGACCGCGCCTCCGACATAAGCGACCGGACGGTCGGTTTTATCTACGATCTGAACGATGACCTTCGGATCCCGGAGAATTCGCGAGTATTGCGCCGCGATCTCAGTTGCGACCTCGCTCTCTGTCCGGCAAAGCACGAATATTTGCCTATCAACTTTGTCAAACCCGTCAAGAAAACCTTCGGGATTCACCCGGCCCCGCCAGTCAAATTCGAAGCTCCCTACCACATCGACGTCGATCACATCGCCAAAGTGGATCCGATCCTGTCCTGCGGCCTTTATGGACTGAGTTCGTACATCGATCGGATATCCGGCGAAGGTTACAAAAAGAATGGTAAGCAAGGCTTGTTTCAAACTATGTCTCGATGGCGTAAACCAGCCT
The DNA window shown above is from Chloracidobacterium sp. and carries:
- a CDS encoding SLBB domain-containing protein — protein: MKQALLTILFVTFAGYPIDVRTQSIKAAGQDRIHFGDVIDVDVVGSFEFDWRGRVNPEGFLDGFDKVDRQIFVLCRTESEVATEIAAQYSRILRDPKVIVQIVDKTDRPVAYVGGAVKTPQRFRIQRRVTITELIVLAGGITDTASGEINIFRPPDLSCEDDAVRAASSSGNRSKSNEPRNTIIKIADLLSGSPSSNVSILGGDIVTVTQAMPIYVIGGVNNPLSLSARAGITLSRAIAAAGGISKEGDANEVTVFRREAGTSLVLNFSLAEIEAKKTDDIALKPYDVVDVSQKGRPKRRFPPVIENAAAFGSADPKLPLRIID
- a CDS encoding matrixin family metalloprotease, which codes for MRNLFRNLFVIILAAAMPWQAVGSTDSFDHAKTALRLQWPRNPIRIAISDSLTRDNLNIKVGSDIDGAIGRSIAAWESVGNIRFERASSPRSNVSPAGASGDGVSLVTIAPTAENVLFFGNQLLDVPAATRIFFDRNGVITEADIVLSPFHQFSTDGTFGTFDLETVLVHELGHLLGLEHSMISGTAMHENVPKNGLYSMASFAGRSLADLDRALLLETYGPMAGEELCCGELEVRATTARSRLQPTGSIWLEEAETGRIFAARNADSSGYANFGGLAEGSYKAFWRDAQIAKPQIGDQFLGDVSIDNDERAILRRSLKRSDTAAQLQFVGLNGQLSKVAVGLNPGRTVTLYLGGRNLDPRAIIVGATSPFFNVVKESLRALDYGDRLSVVSFELESTADTLPGTYSIYVEDRSGARSYFPGAIVVLPASNPLQK